From a single Mycolicibacterium moriokaense genomic region:
- a CDS encoding heme-binding protein encodes MKKSAQPRRPRVSSAIAACALGASAALIAAPTAGAADCTASGLASVAGGVLAEAGGYLSAHPGANDVLTAAATQPPDVARNNVRGYFTANPGEFLDLRRIAGPLQDLRNQCGIAITPGQFATLFEAMQV; translated from the coding sequence ATGAAGAAGTCAGCCCAACCCAGACGTCCGCGAGTCAGCTCAGCGATCGCCGCATGTGCCCTCGGGGCGTCCGCTGCGCTCATCGCGGCGCCCACGGCCGGCGCGGCCGACTGCACCGCCAGCGGGCTCGCCAGCGTCGCCGGCGGCGTGCTCGCCGAGGCCGGCGGCTACCTCAGCGCGCATCCCGGCGCTAACGACGTGTTGACTGCGGCTGCCACGCAGCCGCCGGACGTGGCTCGCAACAACGTGCGGGGGTACTTCACGGCCAACCCCGGCGAGTTCCTGGACCTGCGGAGGATCGCGGGTCCGCTGCAGGACCTGCGCAACCAGTGCGGCATAGCCATCACCCCGGGGCAGTTCGCGACGCTTTTCGAGGCGATGCAGGTCTGA